One Brassica napus cultivar Da-Ae chromosome C4, Da-Ae, whole genome shotgun sequence genomic region harbors:
- the LOC106380649 gene encoding high mobility group B protein 10 isoform X2 produces the protein MQVQTVDKNISNLLVTQKKIMSTDETLTDSQFQLVPAYGSSSDNMREEDVKRLHDKGIQLGSKIEGIIDGKFDKGYLVTIKMGSQELTGVLYHSAPPETPRRRKKKAKLSHVYSLRPKFPRSGYNFFFSEEYKRLKAAYAGQEHYLTKEIGNNWRNLSPSDREVFQEKGAEDIERYKREMAVYKSFVDSFAAGSVAATDNAVAKAEAADEAEDEAEAGL, from the exons ATGCAAGTTCAAACAGTAGACAAAAATATTTCCAACCTTCTtgtcacccaaaaaaaaatcatgtcgACCGATGAGACTTTAACTGATTCGCAATTTCAGCTGGTTCCCGCTTATGGCTCTTCTTCAGACAACATGAGAG AAGAAGATGTGAAGCGCCTACATGACAAAG GCATACAACTTGGCTCCAAGATTGAAGGGATCATCGATGGGAAGTTTGATAAGGGCTATCTTGTGACCATAAAGATGGGATCACAGGAGCTCACAGGAGTGCTTTACCACTCTGCTCCTCCCGAAACTCCTCGAAGACGCAAGAAGAAAGCAAAACTGTCTCATGTGTATTCTTTGCGCCCTAAGTTCCCCAGAAGCGGctataacttcttcttctccgagGAGTACAAGAGGCTTAAGGCTGCGTACGCTGGGCAGGAACATTACCTAACCAAGGAGATCGGGAACAATTGGAGGAACCTCTCTCCATCTGATAGAGAG GTTTTTCAAGAAAAGGGGGCTGAGGATATAGAGAGGTACAAGAGAGAGATGGCTGTGTACAAATCCTTCGTTGATTCTTTTGCTGCGGGAAGTGTTGCTGCGACTGATAATGCTGTGGCTAAGGCTGAAGCTGCGGATGAAGCTGAGGATGAGGCCGAGGCGGGTCTCTAG
- the LOC106380649 gene encoding high mobility group B protein 10 isoform X1 has product MQVQTVDKNISNLLVTQKKIMSTDETLTDSQFQLVPAYGSSSDNMREEDVKRLHDKVLRFFVMKLSGIQLGSKIEGIIDGKFDKGYLVTIKMGSQELTGVLYHSAPPETPRRRKKKAKLSHVYSLRPKFPRSGYNFFFSEEYKRLKAAYAGQEHYLTKEIGNNWRNLSPSDREVFQEKGAEDIERYKREMAVYKSFVDSFAAGSVAATDNAVAKAEAADEAEDEAEAGL; this is encoded by the exons ATGCAAGTTCAAACAGTAGACAAAAATATTTCCAACCTTCTtgtcacccaaaaaaaaatcatgtcgACCGATGAGACTTTAACTGATTCGCAATTTCAGCTGGTTCCCGCTTATGGCTCTTCTTCAGACAACATGAGAG AAGAAGATGTGAAGCGCCTACATGACAAAG TCTTGAGATTTTTCGTTATGAAACTTTCAGGCATACAACTTGGCTCCAAGATTGAAGGGATCATCGATGGGAAGTTTGATAAGGGCTATCTTGTGACCATAAAGATGGGATCACAGGAGCTCACAGGAGTGCTTTACCACTCTGCTCCTCCCGAAACTCCTCGAAGACGCAAGAAGAAAGCAAAACTGTCTCATGTGTATTCTTTGCGCCCTAAGTTCCCCAGAAGCGGctataacttcttcttctccgagGAGTACAAGAGGCTTAAGGCTGCGTACGCTGGGCAGGAACATTACCTAACCAAGGAGATCGGGAACAATTGGAGGAACCTCTCTCCATCTGATAGAGAG GTTTTTCAAGAAAAGGGGGCTGAGGATATAGAGAGGTACAAGAGAGAGATGGCTGTGTACAAATCCTTCGTTGATTCTTTTGCTGCGGGAAGTGTTGCTGCGACTGATAATGCTGTGGCTAAGGCTGAAGCTGCGGATGAAGCTGAGGATGAGGCCGAGGCGGGTCTCTAG